TCTAATTAGATGGATAATACGCTTACTGTATCGGTCATTAGTTGATGGAAATAACTAATTGGCTTAAGGTAGAATTACGctatacctttttttttttttataaagggTTGTTTCACTcttttttctctgttttttttggttttgttttggcGTACAAGATCTTGATCAAATCAGCATATGTTTTATGTGGGATGTGAATTTATTTGGATTAACCTTAAAAAGCCTCTGTAGGGTTGCAAATTTTGTAGGCATTTACTCCAAAGCCAGAAGTTGTTTGATGGTATTTTTAACTCTGAATCACCTACGTTGGATACACACTGCACTGCCTCTTAGCATAGCAGAGAACGCAACACAAAAATTACGTTTCTTTCGGTGTTGTAAAATAATCAAAGCCATATCATACAGCCACTGGCACTTTCAATGACTCGAGGATCTTATCATCTATCTCAAATTTCATCGGCTTCTTGTCCCTTCCAATCTTCGCATACTCCTCAAACCGCTCCTTCAAGTCCTCGGGAAGGTTTGTGGTTCCTTTCCACCCAAGAATGTCCTTAGCGGCTCTTGGTTCTGCATAGAAGTGCTGTAAAAGTACATTGGTGGTATGAATTAGCCTGTTATTTTCTAGGAATCAAGAGGTGCCTATTATTTTCTAGGAAAATCCTGCTAATGATGTCTTTATCATCTTGGTCATCCAATTAGATTCCATTTAGACTGTCATTTGGGCTAAGTGAAATCAGTAATCGATGTCGAGAAGGAAGTGTCCATACCATATTGCGGAAGGGAAAAGCTTTCTTTGCATCAACACCAACAGCTTTGGGATCATAATGCACAATCTCAACCGCCTTGCCTGCTGCTTGCGCGCATAGTTTGGCCATCCCGTCCAGCGTCAGGGCGCGATCGCTCACGCAGTTGAAGATGTTGCCACTTGCAGTACCCGGGTTCTTGACTGCCAAAGTGAGCATGGACGACAAATCTCTAACATGGGAGATGTTGGTTAGTTGCATTCCTGAGCCGGGTATTGGAACTGGCCTTCCCCGAACAATTCCTGTTTAGAGCAACACCTTTTGGATCAATAGACCGCAAAAGGcgagttttagagaagaaaaccaaaaataccACTCAAGTTTGGTACTCACGATCAAAGAACCACTCCTCACAATCCTTGTTGTTGCCGGAGCCAATCATGTATTGTGGCCGGAAAATTGCCCAGCTGCTGAAAATCTCTGAAATGTACTTCTCCACTCCAACATGACTAGCATCAACTTTGACAACATCCTGTCATACACATAGATGGTCGGATGAGCAACTATATGTTGGCTTTGAcaacataattatattattacataGTACATACCCCTTCAACATGAGGAGGCTCATCAGTTGGCTTATATATTCCAGCACTGCTGATGTACAGAAACTGCTTAGCACCAGAGCTCTTGGCCCAATCTACAACAGGTCTGCGCAAGAAGATGGTATTATTAGTTAGAACATATAGAAGATAAAATGGAATAAATATCcagaaaaaaatgataagagGAGGAGATACTTGAATATGATATGAATTATAAGAGGtttacaaaataatgaaaatgactGACATATTAGGATTCATGTAGCCATCCGGCATAATGGGATGAAGGAATAATATGT
The Diospyros lotus cultivar Yz01 chromosome 12, ASM1463336v1, whole genome shotgun sequence DNA segment above includes these coding regions:
- the LOC127787106 gene encoding chloroplast stem-loop binding protein of 41 kDa a, chloroplastic produces the protein MATLLSSSSLLFTSSSSSSSPISKSNLPPPSLSPTPRFSLSSVSHYSSSLSASPRFLPFPKSSKPVSSSSSSSFTVKAEKAKVLIVNTNSGGHAVIGFYFAKELLGSGHEVTILTVGEETSDKMKKPPFSRFSEIVGAGGKTVWGDPAEIGKVLEGAAFDAVLDNNGKDLDTVRPVVDWAKSSGAKQFLYISSAGIYKPTDEPPHVEGDVVKVDASHVGVEKYISEIFSSWAIFRPQYMIGSGNNKDCEEWFFDRIVRGRPVPIPGSGMQLTNISHVRDLSSMLTLAVKNPGTASGNIFNCVSDRALTLDGMAKLCAQAAGKAVEIVHYDPKAVGVDAKKAFPFRNMHFYAEPRAAKDILGWKGTTNLPEDLKERFEEYAKIGRDKKPMKFEIDDKILESLKVPVAV